TGAAAATGAGGGAGTATAACCTTactgaaaatttatttatattatatgttatatatgatttttatcaAATACATATTAACTCTATTTTGCTTCTTCTCAGATATAACTCCCAAGTTCAAAAGTTATAAAACATtagaatataatttataaattttaatcttggaaAGTAAAAGAAATGTTAATATTCTGATTTTGGTCTGGAACACAGGCTAAAATATAGTTGGTGTCTTGGGATTCTCGCCACTGACTCTTTGTCATGATTGGAAGTTTGCAAATCCAGAAAATGTAACATTGTGCATGCATGTGTGCTACTTTGAAATCGTGAGACTCGTTATAAAGACGTGAAGCAACCAACACGTTCTAAACGCTAACAGAACATGCTATCATATTGTGCTGACGTCGAAACTAAAACGCGGTAATATCCAGTCGGCAAAGTCTGACATTTCCAGTTTACTTTACAACACTAACCAGTCCCGTGTCCGTGCGTGTCCGCTTAACCACAAAAGCCCATACACGTATAAATACACAGACCACATCTTCACTTCTTCTTACATATATATTCCCCactcattaatttttttttttaacagaagACGAGCAGCTTCAGCCAAAAGGAGAAGACAAGTAGCTTCGACCAAAACGAAACAGCATCAGCAATGGAGTTTTTCCAGAAAGCTAAAGCTATTCGAATGCGTAACAGCCACAACAAGTATCTATCAGCAGACGACGACGGAGAAACAGTGACTCAAAACAGAAACGGTTCAACCAAAAACGCTCAGTGGACCGTCGAACCGGTTCCCGATTCATACACTGTAATCCGTCTTAAAAGCTGTTACGGTAAATACCTAACCGCTTCAAACGAGCGGTTCTTGCTCGGAGGCACGGGGAAGAAGGTGGTTCAGTTAAAACCGAGTGGACCCGACTCGTCTGTTGAGTGGGAACCGGTGAGAGAAGGCTCCAAGATCAAGCTCAAGACGAGATACGGTAACTATCTAAAAGCTAACGGTGGTCTTCCTCCGTGGAGAAACTCCGTCACGCACGATAATCTTCATTTGTCGGCTACTCATGATTCCATCTCGTGGGATGTTGATGTTGTTGAGTTCCTGATCAATCCTCAAGTGACGGCGGAGACAGAGCAGCCTCTGGAGCATAGGAGGACATCACATTCGAGAACGTCCTCTCTTTCACTGAGATGTGATCAAAGTGTGAgttctttttttataattataaaaacaccCTCACAATTGGTTTAAATTACAATCTTGACAcgagttttgattttgattagtCGGTTGTGTATCCACCAAAATCGGGTGGGAGAACGATTTACTACCATATAGTTGATGATGAAGGACACGTGGGAGATGAATCAACCGTTGGATATGCTTGCACATTTAAAGGGAACAGCGTGGCCGAGCTAACTCAGACGCTGCGAGAAGAAACGTGCTTGGTGGATGCTGTGGTGTGCACTCGCAGTCCATTAGATGGCAAGCTGTTTCCCCTCTGTTTGCAACTTCCTCCTAACAGTGGAACATTGCATGTCGTTTTAGTACCTTTCTGTGCTAGCATCTAGACGTgaagtagaaaaagaatctACCAGGGTCAAAATTTACATATGCAAAATTACTCAACTAATGAAGGTGGTCAGACCATGAGAATTTAAacaattaatcaaaatatataacaattatatgcatatattatatcaaattcaaaatttcacaGGGGTCAAACTGACCCATGTGATCCTTCGTTGGCTCCGCCACTGAGTATTAGTATCCCATATTGTTGTAAATGTAATGTTTTCCTAGTAAGCAGTTGCAATCGTTTTTATTCTCATTATCTGCTTGAAGCTCTCTCACCATATTCAGTTATGACATTAGAAATGAGTGATTGGCTTCTTGTGTAGTGGAGCATTATGATATGAACCTTGTAGGAAGTCTAGAAGATAATCAGAGTTGGTAGCTGGTATACAAGACTCGTGGTACTTGAGCATTGCTTGCTCTTTAGTAAGAGTTGATATAACAAATACAAATATTCACAAATGAAGTCCATATGCGAGCATCACTAACCTGAAAAAATCAAATAGCACAATACTAATGACCTTAGTCAGTATTCACTATGCATCAGTCCACCTTAAAGTGGGTTGTCAAACCTATCCCTTTGGAGAcgtatcctttttttttgtccagtTGTATAACGTTCTGTCTTCTTCATctgtaagaaaataaatttgcaTGATCTGTGTGTACTTTCGTTTGTTATTTCCAAGAACCTCCTAAACtgataaaaaatcattaaaaatatctAATCCGCGAcaaatagtttagaaaaaatCTCAAAGTGTAACCGAATAATTGAAAATGAGATTGCTCCGATAAATAACActgtattaaaatattaatctagAAATTAGGACTaatcaatctatcaaaattATCCAATCTATAAATAAGAACTCAATAACCAGACGCTTCAACTTATCCCCATCtctctctcaaaaaaaaaaaaccctaaccgTCTCATTTTCTCCAACGCCGCTGTTCAACGGTGGTGACTCTCCTCACTCGTTTAAACCGATCTCCAACACCATGGCTACTACTACCGCTACCTCAGACGCCGGAGAAGGACCAGTGATGGCCCTCATCAACAAACGCCTCCGCGCCCTCCGCAAGAAACTCAACCGAATCGCCCAAATGGAAGAATCGATCTCCCAGggcaaaaccctaaacaagGAGCAGCAAGAAGTCCTCCGCTCCAAACCCTCCGTCCTCGTCCTCATCGAAGAGCTCGACAAGCTCCGCAATCCCCTCTCCAACGCCGTCTCCGAAGAAATCGCCCTCGCCACGACTCACCACAACGCTCCCTCCTCCGATCAAAACACCACGGTGGCGGTGGCCCcggaggagaaggagaaggagaaggaggtcGAGAAGCTGGAGGATTTGGTGAATCTGTTGTACTTTGGCTCGCTCTTCGACGTGAAGTCGCAGAACGAGCTCGCGTCGATTATGATGACGAGGACGCACGAGAGAGGGTGCTGTTTGGTGTACGATACGGTTACGGATGAGTCCACCGCGGATCTGCTTTGTGATAAAGATCTGGACTTGATCTCGCGACTTTGGAGTATGATGGTGTCTAGGCCTGCGGATTCGAGTTTGTCTCATAAGAACGCTTTGGAGCGTTGCGTTGAGCATGCGAAGCTGTGGTTGGCTAACTCGGATCAGCCGATTGCTTCCAACTGTGAAGTTTCGTGTAAGAAAAAATACCAACTTTGTTTTTGAGTTTTGGTTTCTAGTTATTGAGGTTTTCGTGTGTTTCAGATGCTACCTTGAGAGAAAAGGTGAAGAAGATTATGGGTTCTAATTACTTCACTATTACCCCGGAGATGGTAGTGGCGCCCGTTGAAGCAACGGCTGAAGCTGGTAGCTACGGTTCTTTCCAAGTCGCTGCTGACAGTGAGCAAAAGGTATTcacatttttagtgtatatgaTTCATGGCTTTGTGAATGCGAAGCTCTAACTTGATCTGAATGAGGAGATTAGTGATCTCCTTTCTCTAGTTGGGGTGAGATGAAGTTTCATTTGTGAAGGAGTCAGTCTGTATCGGATTCAATCGCGAGAGTGAGATGTGGCATGAGAACATCAGTAAGCTAAGTTGTTTTGTTAGGATAGAGAAGTATATATCTTAAGTTGCTTGTTTGGCTGTTACAAGTGTTGTTTTGGTTTTAGAGAACACCGAAAGAACACTTCATCCTGGCTAGAATTGTGTTCTACTATATGCTTCTGGTTTATTCATGCGAGTGGTGGTGATTACAAATCGTTACAATATTTGTCTTCACTATATTGATTATGGAATGTTGAGACTTGTTTCTGAGTGTCTAGTTATGTGCTGTTGAGAACACACAATCTATTCCTTTGTGTTCTTTCGAGCAAGACTGATGTTCGCTGTTGTTTGCAGGAAGAAGACGCATCAAACTTTAAAGAACAAGAATCTTACGTTAACGATCAATCTGAGCAACCAAAGGTAATCTTGCGAAATGCGAATCCTTAAAAGTATCTTTAAACCGATTGTTTGAGGCTGAATCTGatgattttatttatctatttggGTTTGAAGGATGAGTCAGTAGTGACGGAAGGAGAGGTGGTTCAAGGACAGCAGGAACAAGGCTACACTCAGGTGGAAGGAGGGAGGTCAAAGAGAGATTACCAGCAGCAACAGTATGTGCCACGAGGATTCCACCAGAACCAGAGAGGTCATCGAGGTGCTAGAAGAGGCCATTCCAATGCCCCCCTGGGAGgtcgtggtggtggtggcggatACTCAAACGGGCGGTATGAATCTTATGATAATTCAGGTGGAAACGGTTACCAAAGGAGCCACTACAACAACAGAGGAAGGGGACGTGGTGGTGGAGGAAATGGCCATTCATACAACAACAACCACCAAGACTCTGATGTTAGTGTTGCGTCTTAGCTTTGCTGCCTCTTTATGGCTTTTGAGTGCGTCTctctatgttttccgctataACTCATATATAAGCCTTGTCTCGGGTTTGGAACTTTAATCAAATGGCGTTCTTTTGTTATGTATgaacttttgtttttgtcttttgtgGCCATCAAAATGctcctttctttttctcttcacGAGAGCCATTACATATTCATCCAAACAGCAGAGTAACAATTAGCGTATGAAACGTAGCTTGTAGATAGTCAAAAATCTGTATATCTCAAATTTTCCATCACTGTAATGATACAAAACCCATTATGTTCATCTGACGAGAATCATGCAAACAGTTGAGTTCTTGCACTGTATAAATGTTACACACATTAGTTTATATAGTACATCCATTTTTATGATGAAGTTGGCGAAGAAGAAAGCTGTTGTTTTCGCCTTACAACATAGGTAAATCCACTTCCGCAATATACGTTGGTCTCTTTAGTCTGC
The window above is part of the Brassica napus cultivar Da-Ae chromosome C8, Da-Ae, whole genome shotgun sequence genome. Proteins encoded here:
- the LOC106436748 gene encoding uncharacterized protein LOC106436748, whose translation is MEFFQKAKAIRMRNSHNKYLSADDDGETVTQNRNGSTKNAQWTVEPVPDSYTVIRLKSCYGKYLTASNERFLLGGTGKKVVQLKPSGPDSSVEWEPVREGSKIKLKTRYGNYLKANGGLPPWRNSVTHDNLHLSATHDSISWDVDVVEFLINPQVTAETEQPLEHRRTSHSRTSSLSLRCDQSSVVYPPKSGGRTIYYHIVDDEGHVGDESTVGYACTFKGNSVAELTQTLREETCLVDAVVCTRSPLDGKLFPLCLQLPPNSGTLHVVLVPFCASI
- the BNAC08G20270D gene encoding uncharacterized protein BNAC08G20270D, with protein sequence MATTTATSDAGEGPVMALINKRLRALRKKLNRIAQMEESISQGKTLNKEQQEVLRSKPSVLVLIEELDKLRNPLSNAVSEEIALATTHHNAPSSDQNTTVAVAPEEKEKEKEVEKLEDLVNLLYFGSLFDVKSQNELASIMMTRTHERGCCLVYDTVTDESTADLLCDKDLDLISRLWSMMVSRPADSSLSHKNALERCVEHAKLWLANSDQPIASNCEVSYATLREKVKKIMGSNYFTITPEMVVAPVEATAEAGSYGSFQVAADSEQKEEDASNFKEQESYVNDQSEQPKDESVVTEGEVVQGQQEQGYTQVEGGRSKRDYQQQQYVPRGFHQNQRGHRGARRGHSNAPLGGRGGGGGYSNGRYESYDNSGGNGYQRSHYNNRGRGRGGGGNGHSYNNNHQDSDVSVAS